One Ethanoligenens harbinense YUAN-3 genomic window carries:
- the rpsL gene encoding 30S ribosomal protein S12, translating to MPTFNQLVRKGREVSVKKAKAPALLKGMNTKKHVAIDQESPQKRGVCTAVKTMTPKKPNSALRKIARVRLTNGIEVTSYIPGIGHNLQEHSVVLIRGGRVKDLPGVRYHIIRGTLDAQGVAKRMQARSKYGAKRPKPGAAAGAAKK from the coding sequence ATGCCAACCTTTAATCAGTTGGTGCGCAAAGGCAGAGAGGTTTCCGTCAAAAAGGCGAAGGCGCCGGCGCTTTTGAAAGGTATGAACACCAAAAAGCACGTCGCCATCGATCAGGAATCGCCTCAAAAGCGTGGTGTGTGCACGGCAGTGAAGACCATGACCCCGAAAAAACCGAACTCGGCGCTCCGCAAAATCGCGAGGGTGCGTCTGACCAACGGCATCGAGGTTACGTCGTATATTCCGGGCATCGGCCATAACCTGCAGGAGCATAGTGTTGTGCTCATTCGCGGCGGTCGTGTCAAGGATCTGCCTGGTGTGCGTTACCACATCATCCGCGGCACGCTTGATGCACAGGGCGTCGCCAAACGGATGCAGGCCCGTTCCAAATACGGCGCCAAACGCCCGAAACCGGGTGCGGCGGCCGGCGCGGCCAAGAAGTAA
- the rpsG gene encoding 30S ribosomal protein S7 has protein sequence MPRRGSVSMRDVLPDPLYHSKLVTRLINNIMIDGKKGVAQKIVYDAFEIIKEKSGKDPLEVFEAAMENIMPVLEVKARRVGGATYQVPMEVRPERRQTLGLRWLTTYSRARSEKTMRERLANEIMDAINNVGSSVKKKEDTHKMAEANKAFSHYRW, from the coding sequence GTGCCAAGAAGAGGCTCCGTTTCTATGAGGGATGTCCTGCCCGACCCGCTTTATCATTCCAAGCTGGTCACCAGGCTCATCAACAACATCATGATCGATGGAAAAAAGGGCGTCGCGCAGAAAATTGTGTATGACGCTTTTGAAATCATCAAAGAAAAATCCGGGAAAGACCCGCTTGAGGTCTTTGAAGCCGCCATGGAAAACATCATGCCGGTGCTGGAAGTCAAAGCCCGCCGCGTGGGTGGCGCCACCTATCAGGTGCCGATGGAAGTGCGGCCGGAACGCCGCCAGACCTTGGGCCTGCGGTGGCTGACGACCTATTCCCGCGCCCGCAGCGAGAAAACCATGCGTGAACGTCTTGCCAACGAGATCATGGACGCCATCAACAATGTCGGCAGCTCCGTGAAGAAGAAGGAAGACACCCACAAGATGGCTGAAGCCAATAAGGCTTTCTCTCATTACAGGTGGTAA
- the fusA gene encoding elongation factor G has protein sequence MPRQVSLEMTRNIGIMAHIDAGKTTTTERILFYTGITHKIGEVHEGEATMDWMEQEQERGITITSAATTCFWKDHRINIIDTPGHVDFTVEVERSLRVLDGSVTVLAAKGGVEPQSETVWHQANKYNVPRMVYINKMDTLGADFYGCIDQMLDRLKCNAVPIQLPIGSEDTFRGIIDLMEMNADVYYDDLGKDMRVEEIPEDLKEKAEEYHHAMVEAIVETDEALMEKYLENQEISKEELKKALRKATISNEIVPVTCGTSYKNKGVQKLLDAVIDYMPAPTDIPAIKGVVPGTDEETDRHASDDEPFSALAFKIATDPFVGKLCFFRVYSGMVNAGATVYNSTKDNDERMGRILQMHANHRQDLDTVYAGDIAAAVGLKNTTTGDTLCDEKHPVILESMEFPEPVIRVAIEPKTKAGQEKMGIALAKLAEEDPTFKTYTDEETGQTIIAGMGELHLEIIVDRMLREFKVEANVGAPQVAYKETIRKSADIDNKYARQSGGRGQYGHVKIKMEPNESGKGYEFINAIVGGAIPKEYIPAVDAGIQGAMQSGILAGYSVVDVKVTLYDGSYHEVDSSEMAFKIAGSMAFKEGMKKADPVLLEPLMKVVVVVPEEYMGDVIGDINSRRGQIQGMEARSGMQQITAFVPLAEMFGYATDLRSKTQGRGQYSMEPDHYQEVPKSVQEKIITARSKKGE, from the coding sequence ATGCCAAGACAAGTTTCTCTTGAAATGACCCGTAATATTGGCATAATGGCCCACATCGACGCCGGTAAAACCACCACGACCGAGCGTATCCTGTTCTACACAGGCATCACGCACAAAATCGGCGAGGTTCACGAAGGTGAGGCGACGATGGACTGGATGGAGCAGGAGCAGGAACGCGGCATCACCATTACGTCTGCCGCCACCACCTGTTTCTGGAAAGACCATCGTATCAACATCATCGACACGCCCGGCCACGTGGATTTCACTGTTGAGGTGGAACGTTCGCTGCGCGTGCTGGATGGTTCGGTGACGGTTCTGGCGGCCAAAGGCGGCGTGGAACCGCAGTCCGAAACGGTGTGGCACCAGGCAAACAAGTACAATGTTCCCCGCATGGTCTATATCAACAAGATGGATACCCTGGGCGCCGATTTCTACGGCTGTATCGATCAGATGCTCGACCGGCTCAAATGCAACGCCGTGCCCATCCAGCTTCCTATCGGTTCGGAAGATACTTTCCGGGGCATCATCGACCTGATGGAGATGAATGCCGACGTCTATTATGACGATTTGGGCAAGGACATGCGCGTGGAGGAGATCCCGGAGGATCTGAAAGAGAAAGCCGAGGAATATCACCACGCGATGGTCGAAGCCATTGTGGAGACCGACGAAGCACTCATGGAGAAATATCTGGAAAACCAGGAAATCTCCAAAGAAGAACTGAAAAAGGCACTGCGCAAAGCAACCATCAGCAATGAGATCGTTCCGGTCACCTGTGGAACTTCCTACAAAAACAAAGGCGTACAGAAATTGCTGGACGCCGTCATCGACTATATGCCCGCGCCGACCGATATCCCCGCCATCAAGGGCGTCGTGCCCGGCACGGATGAAGAGACCGATCGCCACGCTTCAGACGACGAGCCGTTCTCCGCGCTTGCGTTCAAGATCGCGACCGACCCGTTCGTGGGCAAGCTCTGCTTCTTCCGCGTCTATTCCGGTATGGTGAATGCCGGCGCTACCGTCTATAACTCCACTAAGGACAACGACGAGCGCATGGGCCGTATCCTGCAGATGCACGCGAACCATCGGCAGGATCTGGATACCGTTTACGCGGGCGACATCGCCGCTGCGGTGGGCCTGAAAAATACCACCACTGGCGACACGCTCTGCGACGAGAAGCACCCGGTCATTCTGGAGTCCATGGAGTTCCCGGAACCGGTTATCCGTGTGGCCATCGAGCCGAAAACGAAAGCCGGCCAGGAAAAAATGGGCATCGCGCTGGCCAAACTGGCGGAAGAAGACCCGACCTTTAAGACCTATACGGACGAGGAGACCGGGCAGACCATCATCGCCGGTATGGGCGAGCTCCATCTGGAAATCATCGTCGACCGTATGTTGCGTGAGTTCAAAGTTGAAGCGAATGTCGGTGCGCCGCAGGTGGCCTATAAAGAGACCATCCGTAAATCCGCCGATATTGATAACAAATACGCGCGTCAGTCGGGCGGCCGCGGCCAGTACGGTCATGTCAAGATCAAAATGGAGCCTAACGAATCCGGCAAAGGCTATGAGTTCATCAACGCCATCGTCGGCGGTGCCATTCCGAAAGAGTATATCCCGGCGGTTGATGCCGGTATTCAGGGCGCTATGCAGAGCGGTATTCTCGCCGGTTACAGCGTGGTGGACGTGAAAGTCACGCTGTATGACGGTTCCTATCATGAGGTTGACTCCTCGGAAATGGCGTTTAAAATCGCCGGTTCCATGGCGTTCAAAGAAGGCATGAAGAAAGCCGATCCCGTCCTGCTTGAACCGCTGATGAAAGTTGTAGTCGTGGTGCCGGAAGAGTATATGGGCGACGTTATCGGCGACATCAACTCCCGCCGCGGCCAGATTCAGGGTATGGAAGCCCGAAGCGGCATGCAGCAGATCACGGCGTTTGTGCCTCTGGCGGAAATGTTCGGTTACGCGACCGACCTGCGCTCCAAAACGCAGGGTCGCGGCCAGTATTCCATGGAACCCGATCATTATCAGGAAGTGCCCAAGAGCGTGCAGGAGAAGATCATCACCGCGCGCAGCAAAAAAGGCGAATGA
- the tuf gene encoding elongation factor Tu, with protein sequence MAKAKYERTKPHVNIGTIGHVDHGKTTLTAAITKVLGLKGKAQFQAYDQIDKAPEERERGITINTAHIEYETEKRHYAHVDCPGHADYVKNMITGAAQMDGAILVVSAADGPMPQTREHILLARNVGVPYIVVFLNKVDQVDDPELLDLVEMEVRELLSNYDFPGDDVPIIKGSALQVLESTSTDPNAPEYKCISDLMDAVDEYIPTPERKSDLPFLMPVEDVFTITGRGTVATGRVERGQVKVGEEVEIIGLTTERKKTTVTGLEMFRKTLDFAEAGDNVGALLRGVQRADIERGQVLCKPGTIHPYTKFSGQVYVLTKEEGGRHTAFFNNYRPQFYFRTTDVTGVVTLPEGTEMCMPGDNVTMDVELITPIAIEVGLRFSIREGGRTVGSGMVTAVKD encoded by the coding sequence ATGGCAAAGGCTAAATATGAGAGAACAAAACCGCATGTTAACATTGGTACCATCGGTCACGTCGACCATGGCAAAACCACGCTGACTGCTGCCATCACCAAAGTGCTGGGCTTGAAAGGCAAGGCTCAGTTCCAGGCATACGATCAGATCGATAAAGCTCCGGAAGAGCGTGAACGCGGCATCACCATCAACACCGCGCACATTGAATACGAAACCGAAAAACGTCACTATGCTCACGTTGACTGCCCCGGCCACGCCGACTATGTGAAAAACATGATTACCGGCGCCGCGCAGATGGACGGCGCCATCCTGGTTGTGTCCGCTGCCGACGGCCCTATGCCGCAGACCCGCGAGCACATTCTGCTGGCTCGTAACGTCGGCGTGCCGTATATCGTTGTGTTCCTGAACAAAGTCGACCAGGTTGATGATCCGGAACTGCTCGATCTGGTCGAGATGGAAGTGCGCGAACTGCTTTCCAACTATGACTTCCCGGGTGACGATGTGCCAATCATCAAAGGCTCCGCTCTGCAGGTTCTGGAGAGCACTTCTACCGATCCGAACGCGCCGGAATACAAATGCATTTCGGATCTCATGGATGCGGTCGACGAATATATCCCGACCCCGGAGCGCAAGAGCGATCTGCCGTTCCTGATGCCGGTTGAAGATGTCTTCACCATCACCGGTCGCGGCACCGTGGCCACCGGTCGTGTGGAACGCGGCCAGGTCAAAGTCGGCGAAGAAGTCGAGATCATCGGCTTGACCACCGAGCGTAAAAAGACCACCGTTACCGGTTTGGAAATGTTCCGCAAAACGCTTGATTTTGCTGAAGCCGGCGATAACGTGGGTGCCCTGCTCCGCGGCGTGCAGCGTGCAGACATCGAACGTGGCCAGGTTCTCTGCAAACCCGGTACGATCCATCCGTATACCAAATTCTCTGGCCAGGTCTATGTTCTGACCAAAGAAGAGGGTGGCCGTCACACCGCGTTCTTCAATAACTATCGTCCGCAGTTCTACTTCCGGACCACGGATGTGACGGGTGTTGTCACGCTGCCGGAAGGCACTGAAATGTGCATGCCTGGCGATAATGTCACCATGGACGTGGAACTGATCACGCCGATCGCCATTGAAGTGGGCCTGCGTTTCTCCATCCGTGAAGGCGGCCGTACGGTCGGTTCCGGCATGGTTACCGCAGTTAAAGACTGA
- a CDS encoding type II toxin-antitoxin system PemK/MazF family toxin — protein MTVHRGDIYYADLSPVVGSEQGGIRPVLIVQNDVGNKYSPTVIAAAITSQTGKARLPTHINLHAETCGLSKDSVVLLEQIRTLDKRRLKEHMGTLDSPAMQRINQALSISFGLGGSRGNAKTT, from the coding sequence GTGACGGTACACAGAGGTGACATTTATTATGCGGATCTCAGCCCTGTTGTTGGTTCCGAGCAAGGCGGTATCCGCCCGGTTTTGATCGTGCAGAACGATGTGGGGAACAAATACAGCCCAACGGTGATTGCCGCAGCGATCACCAGTCAGACAGGCAAGGCCAGGCTTCCCACGCACATCAACCTTCATGCGGAAACGTGCGGGTTATCCAAAGACTCGGTTGTTTTGTTGGAACAGATTCGCACACTGGACAAACGGAGGCTGAAAGAGCACATGGGAACGCTGGACTCGCCTGCTATGCAACGCATCAATCAGGCCCTTTCCATCAGTTTCGGCCTTGGCGGTTCACGCGGGAACGCGAAGACTACATAA